The Capsicum annuum cultivar UCD-10X-F1 chromosome 1, UCD10Xv1.1, whole genome shotgun sequence sequence atttttaagtatttatcAAATctccaatattttttaaaaattttataaagagTTTAGAATAATTAACTAGTTTACCAAATTTTTGAGACGTGGCTACCCATTTCATCTTTTGAATAGAGCATGCCATAAATATACCAAAGTGATTCACCTATTTTTGTCCTTTATTTGGGACTACTATAATGCTTCTTTTTCGGtagaaattaaattaattatttttttaaaaggacaTTTGTTTATTTCCGGACCATTCAaggtaaaaatctcattttcctgTCTCCACATTTCACTATCAAAAAATAGTACACTCCGTCAAAAACGACAAACCCCAACACTCGGCCcccacaaaattaaagatttctgcccaacttcaccCACCACTTTTCTGCAATGTCATTTGATGACTAAGTCAGTGGCCTgttatcatttactattttagcaCCCATATATTAAAAGTCTTgcccaaaattttcaaacttaaataaataaagaaaaaaattccaCCCTTGTCGCTTTCCATCACTATCTGAAGACGAAACCTATGTTGAGAGAACATAATTTTTTATCCTCAAATACCAATCAACATCAACCTGCTGGACCCCACCCATCTTATTTACTCCACAACAATCCACAAAACCTTTGTTGAGTGGGTGGGTAGCAGATGGTCAGATATTGTATTTAATATTAGAACATGATCATGAAATATACTTTTATTAAAACGAAATAATAGGTAAATATTCTGGTCATGTTTTACATCACCAAAGGCAAAGAAATATATGTCTTGGCACCTTAAAATTGTTTGTGCAGTGAACAAAAACTAGTATTAAGGATATATGGCTTCATTTGGGAGTAACAAAAAATAGTCCTAGGAATTAGGATTATGGAAAAATACAAGGATGAACTCAACAAAGCTGGACTGAGTTTTTCTTTAATACAGCCCAGACAACTTGAAGACTCCTGCTGTAAACAAATAAACGATTAGAATTGAATAGAAACATTTTTGGAAAGTTATGCTTGCCTTTTCCCTAGATCTGTTCTTGTTTTTCCCAAACTTCCGGCCCTCCATCAACAAAAAGTTGTACCCCAAAACAATATATACTActctatgaattttgattttgtttggcTAAATGCGAAAATGAATTAATAAGTCTTATCTCGCTAGGCTACAAGCTGATCAAGTTGCATCTGCTCAAGCCAAGCTCCTAAAACTGAATGATCAACTGAATCAATTTGGGAACTGTTCTTCAAACTCTCACTGGATGGTGCAGCACTTGAATTAGGAGCGGCCTGCTTCTCTTTCATCTCGGTTGGAGATTCCTTGACAAGAGATTGCACCCATGATAGGTCAGGCTCCTCTCCATTGTTCAGCTGCTCAAAAGAAGATGATCTGCGCAGGTTTCCAAGTCCACTTCCGTTGACAGACCAGTCTACCTTCCCACTGGGAGATCCCCAATTCGACCAAGAATTACCTACTGGGGATCCAACAATAGAGGCGTTATTGGATCCAAGATCACGGGAGCTGAGGCTTCGCAGCTGTTGCTGCTGCTTCTCACGCTGAGCAAATGCAGAAAGGCGAGCGCTCATGGGAGAGATAGGCTCCATGCTTCTTGGGGACATCCTTCCAGGTGAGGAAACACCAAAAGAAGCCTGCAAAAGAGGGTGCTCAATGTTTTTCGGAGAAAAAACGTTAGTATTAATTGGCGAAAGCATGTTCTGCTGCTGTTGGAACTGATTAAAGTAAGCCGACTTATGTGATGGGGAAAAAACACCAGAAGCCGGTGCCTGATCAGAATATCGCGGAGAAGAGTTCATCTCAGCAGAAAATAGCTCATCAAGATTTGAAGGAGTTAGTGTCTTGGACCGACCAGATCGGTTCAAAGAGGCAGAATTAGGACGTGGCTGTGAATAACAAGCCATGTCATTGAGAACTAGTTGCTGGGCATCAAAATCCTGCAACATGTTAAAGTCATCAGGCGGAATGTCTCGTGCACTAAGGGATGACCTCAGGCGGCTGGACTGCAGATTGCTTCCAGGTAGATGAAGAGTCGGAACATTTGGTTGAGGCCAAGGTCCCGATGAATGAGACATTCCATTTGCTGTGGGGGACATAGGTTGGTTAAATGCAGAAGGAGACATCATAGTGTGTGCTGACGGCGAACCAGGAAAAAGGTTCAGTGCTGCAGCCATGTCCATCACACTAGCTGCAGAAGCAGCAGACCGCGGAGATGGAACTGCAGATCCAGTAGAGACATACAAGGGCCTAAGCTCCTCAGTAGTATGGGCAAAAAAGCAGACTCGCCTAGCACAACTTGTACCATCCTTGCACAGGCGGGTCCGATACTGAGCAGGGTGTAGCCAGCACTCAAACACCCCATGAGCATATTCACACATATCACCACGCCGGCAAGCACCCTTGCGAAATTCAGGAcaaggcacacagctatagtggTACTTCCTTGGATCTCTCCTGCGAGCATTCTCTCcagggtggacaaatgggcactCTGTCCAGTCATGTGAATAGGCTCTAGAACAAGGCCGGACCTTAAAAGAGAACATGCGGAACTCGTCAGTTGAGTATATGCTGTTCTTGATATCAGGGAGAGACGGATCTATTGGATATTCTTTTTTCTCCGGTGCAGAATTAGCAGGGATATCATCAAACTTCAATGCCAAGGGGGAAGACAAGGAATCCCCTGGAGAACAAGGAGATCCATTTTCTGGTGATGAAGAGAGAATGGGAGAGGATGCATTTGAAGTAGCCACAGATACTCTCAACTTGCAGTCACCAATTGAACCATCAGATGAACTGTTCAGAAGCAGTTCTTCAAGCGAAGCTCTGGCACCAAGAAGCTTTGGTGGAACAACGATTACATCAGCTGGCCGCTGCCCATTAGCATCCTCAACATTAGGATCGGCACCAGCAGACAGAAGCAACTTAACTGCATCAACAGCATTCACAGAACCACCAGAAGTTGCACAGTGAAGAGCAGTGCACTTGTTTGGACCACAAGCACGGTTAATATCAACCACAGGATTAGAGATAATCAACTTCAACACATCTAAACTTCCATAGGTGGCAGCCACCATTAAAGGTGTCCTTTCCTCATTAACAATCTGCTTTGCACCTTTCTTGCGGACCAACCATAGCCCCACCTCGTCAATAGCAGAAGCATCGAGCTCAACAGATCTTTTAAAACCTTCAAGATCGTTGTTTGCAGCAAGTTCAAGCAAACTAGAAAAAGAATCTTCAGTCTCAACTGTGAGTTTAGTCATACCCTTCATGCTAGATGTAGAATCAGTAACGGATTGGTTGGTAGATGCACTCGAATTGGGTCTTTCTGGGCCAGTGCACATGCTTCAGTCAACTGCAAGTCAACAGAATTTACAAGAAGATTACAAcaccaaattaagtaaaaaatcCAAGCACCATCTTTCTAGAATCAGATATATTGCATACACAGATAAACAAAACTGAATGAAATGGAATAGGAATAATCTAATTCAAGAATACACCAAACTGACACGGCATCAAAAAACAGAATCTTCACAGAAAACCCATAGAAAATCCATCAAACTACCCACAAATAAAAGGGTCTGGAGAAGGGGAAAAAGAACACATCTctacaaaacaagaaaatagtAATAGTAGGTACAACTAGAACCGCCTAAACTTCTCAAAAACTACTGAAAATACAGAAAAATGCTAATACACCAATCTCTTAAATAGATAGACAACCTATGATTCTTTTCTCCTAAAAAAAGTAGAATGAGGAGAACACACAGCTATAAAGTTAACAACTTCACCACATACAAAAGTCAATGGATGTATTTCTgcaaaactaaaaacaataatACTAATCTATGTATGATCTGATCTATTCTTTTCCTTTAGCCAGTTCATCAGCTACACTAAAATAAACCtttcacacacaaaaatataaaacaactTCGTAAAACAtgataaaaacacaaaaaaaaataaaaaaaatcgcAACTCAACTTCAAAAAAAATCGCATCTTTACATAACAAAACGTCAGGAAACATATATAAAACCACATAGATCAACATAAAAATATCCTAGTATCACTCgatttcaactaaaaatcatcAGCTATAATCTAGAATACACTAAAATAGACAACAACCTACAACAGTCGACCAAAGTCAGAAAacataaatcaaactaaaaacaCTATTAACATATCCGATTACGATTATTCAACAAATCAACTCAAATCTTACCagaaatcaagcaaaaaaatCGAACAGCTGTAGTTGGTTTAGCAGATCCAGAGCAAACAAAGCCTATTCAAAACTCCTTCGAAGTTGAGAAAACAGCAGAAGCAGGGAAATCTAAAAAGCTACATAAACTGATCGCTTCCATAACCATCTTCATTGAAACTCCAAATTAATTTTGGTATCAATCTACAATACATACAAAATCTATGTGTATATATAAGTAGAAGTGAATCTATGGATACACcattgtaagaaaaaaaaatatgtatgtgaatatatatgtatatgaagaGAGAGactgaaggagagagagaaagatCGAGAAGACGGAGTTGtgtaagagagagagagagagagaagagagggaAGTAGAAATTGAAATGGAAATGgagatgaaattgaaattgaaattgtaatgAAATTAGGTTGAAATGCGTGCTATATGAGAGTGGAAATGTGAGTCCATATAGAAAATGGAAAATACTATCTCCGTTTCAgtttatatatgatattattttattgatcataattttaaaaatatgaaaaagtaaaatttcgtataatttaaataaatcataGGTATTTGTATGTGTTTGACTATAACTTATAATGAAATTaacattttatattattattaaattaaaaaatatgttattAGTTTGAgaattaatgaaaattaaaatatattatataaattggGATGGTAATCAGTAATTCCTCCGTTTCGTATTAATtaactttctaaaaaaatatttattttaatttagttgtttaaattctaaaatcaaaagtattttgtatatatgtttcttattttatccttgaTAAAAATACgtttatagttttaaaaattattaaatgatagtacataaataatctcaattatcaaaattataattaaataattactgcTAGTTTCAATTATAAATACTCAATATTCTAAATGTAAtgtatgaaaataatatatagtatcaaattttaatatttaattattatattaattactACACTTTAAACAGAATATAAGGATAAATATGTAAGATACATCTTTATTTGTTGATTTCTTAATAAATGTACTAAATCTACAAAGGTCAACAAATATTAAGCGAGGAAGTATTTGATATAAAGAACAAGGAACATAATAATTCTTGAATAATGTTTGGCTGCCATCCCATGTTTTTACGAAGCTATTATCTAATATCACAATTATTTTACCTCActgtttaaaataaaataataaaattactagtTTATAATAgtgtaaaataatataaattataaaatatctcTATTTATCTTAGTAAATGTATCAAACGACTTTTAAAGTTGTTTAGTAATATAATAGTATTAGGAAAAAacacataattattttatcatgcaTTAGATTAAAGTATTAGTTAGTTTCAAAATTACTTTATCTTACTATTTATGTCTTAATAATAAGATAAATTATCTCATATACATGAcacaataattaattttaaataattctttttcaatcaAACGACTCATGtcttttgattgaaaaaaaaaaatttaaaataattaatctcaaaattagttatcttatatgtatatagaataatttattttattattattatatataaaaaataacataaatttcgaAATTAGCTAAAATCTTcattaaatataagataaaataattctacatTTTAATTTCAAACTATTTATATCTTATACCTCAAACAAAGAACCCTTATATATTATTGAAAGTGAGGGTGTGGGGACGGGTTTGGCCGGTGAAAGTTACCGGTTGGGTGGGTAATAGTTGAGGTGTTCGCGGATTTGAAAAGGTAAATTAAAGTGTATATTAAATGGGAAATTTAGAATCCGCCTATAATAAAAGGAGAGAGGAACGGAGCGGACGTGAGGGCCAATGGTGAATTGTGGTTAATTTTGGGGGTCAAAtcgaaagaaaagagaaaataatatataataggGAGGCACGCGGCAACGAGAGAAAAGCTTGGAGTTTTTTTTTAGCTAAATGCCCTTATATTTCTACTAATTTATGTTTACTGCCCCACCACAAGACAAAATAGCAAGTTTAAATTCGCACAccgctttattttcttttggtacATTTGTGGTACGTAAAATAAAATTtgtacacacacatacatatactaACTTAAGAACTGTACCATAATTTTAATGTACCATGATACTCCTCTTTCAAGAATACAAGAATACTAGTACTAATTTATTTGAAAGAATTATATTGttgatcttttaattttgttctttatcataATTGGCTAAGATACTTAATATTTGATTAACCGAAAGATGTATTTTTGATGTCtctatatacaaaaaaaaatatatgataattaaaatgtttttaaatttttttattttatttaaatatggagcaacatattatcaatattgCATAACTTGCTGATAATTAAATGATTAACAGATAATTTACCATAGGCACATAGGTACAAAACATAcgagaataaaatataaaaatatcgTGTCCTAAAATTAGATGTTAAACttcatttattttctatatttatcgTATGAGTATTCAGGATTGTGAGAATATTTAAATCACGTCTATATTTATCCAAGGCGAATGATTCTCAACTTGCATCATTCTAATGTTTCAAAAGTGGTAATCTAatcaatatattttcttttaacaaatttATATCGCATACATTTTTTAATAGTCTTAATCAATTCACCTGATTCATAAGTTTATTTTTATCATGTTATCTCATCTGTTAAAGCTCTgattaaaactcaaaatattaATACGGATTGTTTAACATAGCGTAAGATGAACTCCAAGTATGCAAGAAATTAATTCATTGGGCAATCAAACACATACATATCTTTTGAGTGGTGTTTTTATGATAGTTTGTAAAGCATGTGCAAATAGGTCAATTGAGATGTAGATTACATTGTGATAAGGAAATTCTAATGTTTGTACCCTTGGTTTCAAAAGTCCTTGATTGAATAAGTCGATTGGGGAGCTCAatgtcaacttttttttttgttatttgataGACTATCTTCTAAATTAATTGACGTTAAATTATGAATCCATCTCTGATCTCAATTGTTAGCAAAATGTGTTGTGTAGAGCTTCCTCTCGAGATGTTAATGATCAATTTAAATGTTGGCTCATGATAGAGCGATTTGGCGATACTACTATAACTACAATTCAAACAAGTTGAGATCGACTATATTAATCATTATTAATCATGTTGCTCCGTTTAAGTTCGCCTTAGAAGAACAATATAGTGATTCTACCATAACTACAATTACGAGTAAGTTGAAATGCGTTATATGAATTGTCACTAATCATGTCCCTCCATCTAAGCTCTCCTAGACAAGCAATGTAGTAACAATCTAGTGAATAGAGCTACACAAAGACATGTTATCAACACAAGTTTATTCTTCAGGTATAGATAGTGTTAGAAGTTAGAACAAGAATTTCCCATCTCCGAACTTTTGATGATAACAAATTTAcatttcaaacaaataaaaaaatattattttttaattatttctatatTGCAGAATTCTATTAATTCAATAGAAAGGGAATTGAAAATCTTGTCAAGCAAAGTAATCGGCGATTCAAACTAGTAGTGTAGGTCAAAATTGGGCATTCAAGCATAATTatgaaatttgaagaataaaCGATGATTGCACTTATCTAGGAAGATCACATATCTTTCTTAATAGGTGTGATTTTCGTTTATTTtgcaaatttcataatttttgcttgaatattaatttttattaccTTTCATACTAGTTTGAATCTCCAATTATTTTGCTCAACAAGATTTTCTAATgctaaaaaaatatacttttattaAACTATCTTTAAATACAAATAATTATTCACGaaattaactcaaaataaaatatggaTAGAAGATGAGAAGATTGAGATATGATGAAGGCACCTGTAGCTGAAATTTATGAAGGCTAAAGAGTAGATTTGAAGACTTGAGATTTCCAATAGCTAGTTGTGctgcaaaagaaaaatattaacaaGATTCAAGGTTGGAGTAAATTAATTTAAGGCCAATCACATTTCGAGGTATCTAAATTTATCACGAATTTTTACTTTGACGCTTAAATTTGACATCATTTATTTAGGTATCTCAACTAATAttacaatatattattttaatatttttattgagTCATCATTTCATGTGTGCTACAAGTATTTTTTTAAGCAAACTACACGCATTTTAAGTGAGTGTGAggcttatttttataattttatcccttttcttcttcttcctcacttTTTCTTCCATTAATGTTTTTTCTTCAATTACAGTCAGAGTAGTTCCTCAACTTCCACTTTTGCTTCTTCATTTACTTCATCATTATTCATTTCCTCCAATTTCTCCAACTAGGAAAAGTGACTTGTTCAATTTTTTCAGACAATCTAGCAAGCAAGAACCAAAAAACTTATTAATTCAATTAGCCTTTTAATTAAAGACCTGAATTGAAGATGTTTAGCAGATTAATTAATTGTACCAAGAAAGCTGTTGGTTTCAAAACGGAAAGACATTCAATCAAGTTGCACATTCAATGAACTATTGGTCATTTGATTAACAATCGTCttctctgctagaatttcagttGATAAAGCAGTAAGCCCTGCTATTGCAAAATTCGCGCCATGACTAAAATTTGCTCTTCGATCCTTGTAAGAATTTGGGAGCGgaaggtcaaattccagtgttgtcGCAAAGATAAAAACTTTATTTGTTACAAAGAttggaaaaatgaaaaacatatttGAAAAAGAATGTTGGAATTTGCCACAAAGCCCAACCTCTGTGTGTGTATTCAATGAAGTCCATCAATGGCGTCCCTTTTACGAGGTGTTGAAATTTGGGATTTTAGAAATTTAGGAGATGGGGTGTGGGTTAGAGAAGACAATGTTAGGGATTGGGGCGATGAAGAAGATGATCTTGGGGTGAGTTTATGGAAAAAATTAAGTTGGAGATaacaaaaaagtttttaaataaaaaatagtggtAATTTTGATTAGTTAAGGTCAAAGTTTcaattaaattgtgattatgtTAATTGGGATGTAAAGTGTAACTTTTcaaaacttttaattattttaaaacgtTTTCAAatctaaatttcaaattttagagtttctcctattttcttatttttcaatctttcttttttttctttcttcccatcttcttcttcttatttttctctatCTCTAAATTTTTCTCTTCATCcatcttttcttcttatttttctttctttttttatttcgttctttctttttttatttttgtggattatttttttaaaaaatgaaaaatttgaaaagttttttttttatttttttttaaaatgaatgaagaaataatttagcaaattcagCAATTACAAGAGTTGCTTCAGTAACTACGATAATTGTtgcaacaactactattagttgttaTGCTACAATAATTATTGAAGTTACTGTAGCAATTATCGAAGTTGCAATAGCAACTATCGAAGTTGTTGCAGCAATTATCGAATTTGATGTAACAAATATcaaagttgctgcagcaacttcgatactTACTTGATTTCTGAAAAAAATCTAATTGGAGAAGAAGTCCACGAAATAgtgatatttatgatgaaaatgGCGGCGGTGGCGCTGGTGGTGATGCCAAATGAGAAGATAACATTTGTTGTGGTGTTGATAGCGACGGTGgtagaggagaaagaagaaaaataggcgaTAGTTATGTAGTGGGAGGAAATAATGTTGAATCCAGAAGAGGTGGCAATGGTAgtgatagtgatagtggagaaaaaaaaaatggcGACGGCGGGCAGCAACAAAAATGGTGGGGGaggagtggtggtgatggtgtaggaatttttgtgtaaatatgggGTAGGAATCtttatgtaaataataaaacttgagaaTTTTAAATTAGTgtcattaacactaatcttaaaattgtcacctccactcaatatttaagacttgtgtcattttttttttgttttaaaattttttgtcacccttaattaatttgtcCGCGTTTGTAGAAGGGACAGAggagggggtggggggtgggtggacattgaagttgtatttggagAAGATGATTTTAGGGGTGAAGTGGAGTGGGGGTAAAGGGTGCGGCATTGCACCTATATTTGATAGAGAAGATGATTTTGGGGGGTTTGGGGGTGGGGGCAGGGTAGGGGTGGAGGGGTAATTTAttgattgtttttttaaaaaaaattaaattaattatttaaaaaaaatgcacAAAAATGACAAATATCGTCATTTTACACGTCATCAGTACGTGTAATACACGTAGATCGTGTATTTTTTATTGATTGTgtaaaaagtgtcaaaataacaCATTGTAATATTAGTTGAAGTGTCTAAAATAAACAATATTATTTTAGGTgtcaaaataaaagttaattaTGACCATTATAATATGTTTAATGATCATTGATCCATTTGTTTTAGGAaagattataaaagaaaaaaatattaagtcATAATTAACGGACGTggttaatgattaaataaattatttacagCTAATGTTTAAGTTACATagctaaatatattataatttctgtattgtataattatatattttgaggcttatatataaatttttaatttcgaGAGCTTTCTAATTTTGGGgctcatatatatttatatttgtatgcaAAGTCAATTTTGAGACTCATATACAACTCTCTAAAACGAGTTTGCatttatgtatataatttttaatttgtatatttaaatattaaaatataattacatCTTGTAATTAAACAAACTTTAACTATGACTTACATATATTGCTTAAATAATAGTTATTTCCAAAATTTTGCCTTTTGTTTTACCACCCAACTCTTTGAATACAACGCCAACCTACAATATTCTCATCCAAATTCAAATATTGACACGTTATtcgtttctttttcttttttttttaaatacacaaaacaactcaattcatgctTCTCCTATGTGTTTTATCACGTAAGTTCAGTCACCACAACCCATTCTCCATGCCTAATTTCATTTGAAGGTTTCATTTTAAAGTACATTAGTAATTGTTTAGTTattagaatataaaataaaatctcacTTGAAATCTAAGACCTTTTCGTTGCCAAATTAAAGATCAAGCTCTTATGTAGCTAACTCTAAATGTCAAACCTGGGAATGGTCTCTTTCAACACATATTAAGGTGTTTAAAAACAAATACCACCTGAAatgttattactatttttttagtGATGCTTATCCGAATATATATCCAAAGcaataaaaaagattttaaaatccATGATTAGTAATAATAttctagtattttttttcttataattaacTCATATTTGTTAATCTAACCCGAGTAATTCATATTCACGTCACATCTAGTTTCTCCGGTGGCCATGACCCGAGTGATATTCGATTCTCTACTACTAAAGCCTTGTTTTAATTTTCTTCTCGTGAAATTCACTCAACTTAATGTATGGGGTGAAAAAGGCTCATTATATATTTGGGTCGATTAGATCAAATTGGGTCATGATGTGTGGTGTCGGCAATATCAGGTATATGTTGAGGCAAAGAGCAAGGGCATCCGAGACCAGCTAGGGATGAGGATCGCATGCAAGATGCCGATAAAAGAGGCTAATGTGTCAGACATATAGGTACTTGGGCAACTCTTGGCCAAATCATACCAGAAACTGAGTACTAGGCTGACATCCTCGGTTCGAGGACAAGCGGGCAAGGGTTATTGGACTTGGTATTATTGGCTTAGAGAATAACTTTATCCTATTGCCAAAACAACCTTTGTACCCTGtaattagacacttttctttGAGCAGATACTTCCGCCTAAACAGATGCGAAAGAAATGAATCTAGCAAATCTATCCCATCTAAATTTGTTGTTCGTGGTACCTCCAACATGTTTGAAGAGTGATACACTGTTAAATCCAACGAGCCAGTTGAAGACAAATCTGGAGAAGCTAGAGAGAATATCCGCATTAAACCTTGTGAACTCTCATATGCCTTAGCATAGGTGAAAAATAACCTGCAATTTATATCCATAAATATGTTTGTTAAGAAATATGTTATATTCCAACAATTCACTTAATAGATGAAGCGGACtcatgttataaatatatatatatatataatattaaaagtgtgaacgaTCTTGAAAAattcgtttgaactttttgccctccATTAAAAACCCTTTTTCtatacaaaatcatctttttactactttccacaaaaaaataataatta is a genomic window containing:
- the LOC107839208 gene encoding zinc finger CCCH domain-containing protein 30 — translated: MCTGPERPNSSASTNQSVTDSTSSMKGMTKLTVETEDSFSSLLELAANNDLEGFKRSVELDASAIDEVGLWLVRKKGAKQIVNEERTPLMVAATYGSLDVLKLIISNPVVDINRACGPNKCTALHCATSGGSVNAVDAVKLLLSAGADPNVEDANGQRPADVIVVPPKLLGARASLEELLLNSSSDGSIGDCKLRVSVATSNASSPILSSSPENGSPCSPGDSLSSPLALKFDDIPANSAPEKKEYPIDPSLPDIKNSIYSTDEFRMFSFKVRPCSRAYSHDWTECPFVHPGENARRRDPRKYHYSCVPCPEFRKGACRRGDMCEYAHGVFECWLHPAQYRTRLCKDGTSCARRVCFFAHTTEELRPLYVSTGSAVPSPRSAASAASVMDMAAALNLFPGSPSAHTMMSPSAFNQPMSPTANGMSHSSGPWPQPNVPTLHLPGSNLQSSRLRSSLSARDIPPDDFNMLQDFDAQQLVLNDMACYSQPRPNSASLNRSGRSKTLTPSNLDELFSAEMNSSPRYSDQAPASGVFSPSHKSAYFNQFQQQQNMLSPINTNVFSPKNIEHPLLQASFGVSSPGRMSPRSMEPISPMSARLSAFAQREKQQQQLRSLSSRDLGSNNASIVGSPVGNSWSNWGSPSGKVDWSVNGSGLGNLRRSSSFEQLNNGEEPDLSWVQSLVKESPTEMKEKQAAPNSSAAPSSESLKNSSQIDSVDHSVLGAWLEQMQLDQLVA